AATCCGCTTGTGGGGTTGGAGGATTGGATTGCGACTTATCGGCACACGCGCTACAAGGTCGAGGGTTTGTCGTCTCCCATTGTTCTGGGACAGCTGAATCCGGAAGTCGATGCACTGTTGACGACGCACCTATCCCCGAATGTTGCCAAGCCACAGTCCTGGGCCTACTTGACGGCTTGGAATCCGATGTCGAAGGCGTTGCCCTTGAAGCAGAACATTCGGCGCAATGAAATGCTCAAAAAGGAGCTGCAAAGCTACACCGTCATCCCGGGCATCGGCGAAAGTCTGGATGGGATATGGGCCGAGGAAAGCTTTTTGGTGATCGGCATCGAATTGTTTGCAGCCAAACTGACAGCGGGTAGGCATCAGCAGCGCGCGTTTTTGTTTGCCGAGGCAGGGAAAGCAGCAGAATTGTATGTGCGGTTTGATATGGGGATGCCTTATCATAGCGCTGGAATAGTTAGCAGGTAGCAGTTAGCGGTTAGCAGTTTGAAATTAGAAATTAGAATCCCGCAGCGGGATCTTGAAGACCTTTGAGAAAGAGAAAACGCTGAACAAATGAAGAATGGAGGCTCGTCGTTGATCAACTGCCTCCGTCACGCCCGATTCAGATGGGCATCCGGCAAACAGCGCCAAAACCTACTTGGAATAGACATGCTGTCTACCGCGAGTAGATATGCTTTCTGCCGCGGCCATGTTTGACCTTTGGTTGGACAGGGTCGCTGTTTAAAATTCACTACGGCGCTATTTACGCGTCCCTTCGGTGATGTTTACTTTTGTCGAGGGTGCTGTTTACCGTGGATAGATATGGTGTTTGCGCCAGACATGCTTGACCTTTGCTGCGGTAGATATGCCTTTTACGCCCGACATGTTTGACCTTTGTGGCGGTAGATATGCTGTTTACGCCAGACATGTTTGACCTTTGCGGCGGTAGATATGCTGTTTACGCCAGACATGTTTGACCTTTGCTGCGGTAGATATGCTGTTTACGCCAGACATGTTTGACCTTTGCTGCGGTAGATATGCTGTTTGCGCCAGATATGTTTGACCTTTGCCCAGACATGGTTGACCTTTGGCTGCACATGTTTTCAGCTTGCCGAATGCAGACTACATTCCTGCTGCGAATCTGGTCAGTCCTTTCCAAATCAACTGCCGGAGAATCACGAAAAAAAGGTGTCTTTAGAAAAAATTTTCGCTACAAAATCTTCGAATTTAAGCCGTATGAATAGATTCCATTCGATCCTTGAAAAAAAATTCATCTTCGGTGAAACTTTTTCCTGAGCACTTTTCGTAGAAGGAGAAAAACCGCCGCTGACCGGACAATCAGCGAATGGAACCTTAAACTTGCGCTTGCTTTCCGTCCATAAAATCTGCGGTTTAACCCACCGCTCAAACTTGTCACCATTTAAACTCATTACAAGATGAAGGACCTTAATGTTAAGACGAATTGGACTCCTGCAGATGTAGCCCTCTTCAAAGATGCCTTGGACAAAATGATTCAATTGACCCCGTTTCGCCTCAATTTGGACGACGACGAGCGCAGGGCGAATCCGACGGTTGCCGATGCTCGCCTCCCCTATTGCAAAGACTGCAATGACTATGGAGTTGACCATCAAGCTGCGCTCAACATGACCAACGATGAAGTCGCCGAGTTGCAGCAAACCTATCAAGATTTCCTCTGGGTGTCCCATCTCTTGGGTGACGTGGACACTTTTCGTGCAGGTTTGGCAGATGCGAAACATATGCTCGGCGCAAACCTCTTCAAATTGTCACGTGACCTGCATCTTTCCGTCAAATTGGCTGCGCAAAAAGGCAAACCGGGTATGCGTGCTGTGTTGCAAACCCTCGATGAACGGTACGCGCAACAAGGCAATTTCAAGAAGAAAAAAGACGAAAACAGCTCGAGCGGCGGCCCCAATCCAACTCCGATTCCCGGCCCCGGACCGCAAGAGGATATTGCATAATATTCGGTAGCATTGACCATGTTTTGTTTGCAACACAACCTGTCCGTTTGGATGGGTTGTGTTGTTTTGGGTGGATTAAATGGACGTATCGCGAAGGGTTAAGTTCATCCTGGGCAACTAAAGAATCGTATCAGGGGGGGGGGGCGTAGGGACCGGTCGCGACCGGTCCCTACCCGAACGGAACCATTGATTGGAAACCAATCGGTTTGCGGGTGTATACATCCCAAATTCCCCATCCGCCCCGTATTTTCAACCCATGAAATCCAATACTGCCCACCCACAGCGATGAAAATCAAAAAATTACGCGTCCATTGGATCGCTGTTTTATTCCTTGGAAGTTCGTGGTTGGTAGCATCCGGTCAGGTCACCCAAGAAAAACCGCACATTCGCCAGGCACACGAGAAAATGACCTTTGCAATCAACATTTCACCCTTGGAGTTTCGCCTTGCCGATGTGGAAAAGACGACGATCACGGTCGACGTAACCAACACGGGCTACCAAAAAATCAATCCCGAATACACTCAATTTCAGTTACTTGTCAATGACACGCTGTCGTTTATTTTCATGCTGAGTGGCAACCGCATCCTGTCCGGCGAATGGTTCTCCCTTGGGCCCAAAAAGCATGTCTCCGAAAATCTCTCTTCGATTGCTTCCGGGTTGTTTCCGCGTGTGGGGGAATACAAACTGCAATTGTTGTGGAAGGACCGCGCTGCGGATGTCTTTTGGGTGAAGGTGTTGGAGTGAGGGATGCCTAGCAGGACCTGACTTTCCACTTGCATTCCCAATCAATTTCCTCTAAATTGTCCCCAGAAAGCTATCAATATGTCCAATTCACTCGTTCACCAGTCACCTCGTCCGTCCAAAAGGGAATCTACGGATCGCACCGCATTTGACAATTCGCAAAACGACGACATCGTAGGGAAAGTCCATGGCACCTCCTGTTTTTCAGCTCAAAGCCGATGAAGGAGGCGATGACAAAAAGAAAGAGGAGCAAAAAACCAACTTTAATTGGAGCGGCGCTGTGTTGGGTGGTGCAATCGGAGGGCTAGGAGGAGGCATTTCAGGAATGTTCATGGGTGGCATCTCTGGTGGACTTTACGCAGGAGGCATCGAAAATTTGCTCACGGTTGGTTCAAAAAAGGCGGAGTCATTCGATGATCTCAAAGTCATTCTCCAAACAATTCCCACTGGAAAAGAGTCACTGCAACGTTTCAAGGACTATGGTACTACAATTGAATTTGTTGCGGGTGGCGGTTCTTACCACAGTGCTGGAAAAATGACCATCGATGCCAATGAAACCGTTCGCGAAGCAGCCTTGACCTTTGTACATGAAATGAACCACGCCTACTACGAAAAGGCTGGCCTACGCAAGGACATCATGAAAGACAACAAAAAGGATTACGTTGCTGGCATGGTCGAGGAAGAAGCCGAAGGGACCGTCAAGAGCATTGAGGCAAAAATCGAATTGGAGGGAACCATCATCGATACGAAGGGACTTTCATTTCCATTGGAAACTGAATATCGGACGGCCTACAAGACGGCCTACGATGCTGGAATTAAGGCAGGAAGCATGGCAGAAGAGGCAAAACAATGTGCAAGATCGGCAGGCAAGGATGCCGTCGTGAAAGGATTTTTGGACGGTAAGGTTCAAACCTCCAATACGGGCGAATCCTATTCGGCTTATTACGGCGACGCTTGGGACAAAAATCACCCAGCCGGGAAATGAAACGAAACCGCAAAAGGCAACTCCTAGCAGTGCTTCCCCTCCTCCTACTCTCGCTCAATTGCAAAATGCATACACCCGAAAAGTCATTTCCTCAGCTAGCAACATTTCCTTCGGAAGCCGCATTGTTGGCATCGCTGCTGTCGGATAGCATCACCGAATCCACGACTTTGGTGACGCCGTTTTTCCACCATACCACCATTGAAAAGATCGAAAAGCGCTTGCCGACGCATCCGATCGTGTATTATTTCTCCAAAGGCCCCGAAGGCAAGGTCCTCAATCTCACAGGCAATACAGAAAAATTCGAAACGGCCGCCGTCGAGGACAACTTGTTGCTTCACACGAATGACGATGCCATTGCCTACACGAACACGATGTTTCAAGCCTGCAAAAGCCGAAAAGCCTATATTGTGGAGCAGGAATTCGGTTTTCGGTTTATTCCGAAACTTAGCCCCGAGGAAACACAGCGCAGCGAATCCCTCTTGCAAACCTACGCCAACAAGATGCATGGCCCAGTCTCGACGGCGGTTGGGGGATTGTTTTTGGTCAGTTATATTTATGTGGAGGACAGGAATTTGTACGAGGTGAAAATGGAGCTGTCGAGGATTGGACGGTTTACGGAGGAGAAGGTCTTGTTGGAGAAGGATCTGCCTGTGGTTTGGGTGAGGTGAAGGAAGGAGAAGGTTCACGAGGAATACCCATTGGCACTTTGAAAATCAATCGTATCGCGTAGGGATCCCGAGGATCGGGACGACCGGTCCCTACGCAGGACGTACAGATCCCCCATTTGCACATTCCCCATCCGCCCCGTATTTTCATCCCATGGAATCCAAAGGACTGTTTACCATCGACATAGACGACGAAGGTCGCGAGGTTTGGGAGGTCGCCCATGCGGTGCTTGCCCTGTATGAAATGCCGGCTGACGAAGAAGAGGATGATGAGGATGAAGATGAAAATGAAGCGCACGAACCCGCTGCACCTGACCCCAACAAGCCCGTTTTTGAAATGCTTGTGGAATTGCGCATGGGTGCTGCACAATTGCGTGCGCCCGAGTTGGAGGAGGTCATGAAAGGCAGTCCGAGTTTGCAGGTGCGTGTCTTCCTGACGCAAGCGCAACGCCCCTTGCGGCCGGGAATGGTGATGGAGCAGGCATCCGACTATGACGCGGTGCATGAGCGGCACCTTTCCAACTGCGTCTATTTCGAACACCACGGTATCGTGAACGTGCGCATCGAAGTCCTGGACATCATCCCGAGTGGTCGCCGCCTACGCATCTCCGGGGAAACGGTCATCACCAATTATGGCAAAGGCGGCCCCGATGCCCGATTTGAAGCCGTGGTGGATGCGGCTGCGGGGAGGCCGTATTTTCAGTGGTGAGAGGGAGGCATTTGACATTTTTGTTGGGAGGGTGTTGATGGTCTGTTTGTGTTAATCGCCTCACCCCAACCCCTCTCCACCAATTTTCCTAGCGGAAAATTTGCGGAGAGGGGCAAGATCGATCTTCGCAGAAGATCAGATTGCGCCCCTCTCCATTGTAGAAATCGTGATTGAGCGCAGCGAAAGAGCGATTTATGCAATGGAGAGGGGTTGGGGTGAGGCGATAGGAAAATTCGATGGCGGAATTCAATTTCAAAATGCTCGTATTGATCGCCTCACCCCAACCCCTCTCCACCAATTTTCCTTGCGGAAAATTTGCGGAGAGGGGCAAGATCGATCTTCTGCGAAGATCGGATTGGGCCCCTCTCCATTGTGGAAATCGTGATTGAGCGCAGCGAAAGAGCGATTTCTGCAATGGAGAGGGGTTGGGGTGAGGCGATAACGAAAATTCGATGGCGGAATTCAATTTCAAAATGCTCGTGTTGATCGCCTCACCCCAACCCCTCTCCACCAATTTTCCTAGCGGAAAATTTGCGGAGAGGGGCAAGATCGATCTTCGCAGAAGATCAGATTCGCCCCTCTCCATTGTAGAAATCGTGATTGAGCGCAGCGAATGAGCGATTTATGCAATGGAGAGGGGTTGGGGTGAGGCGATAAGAAAAAATCGGTAGTGCAATGATATTTTCAACCTGCCTGTGCCGATCGCCTCACCCCACCCCCTCCCCACCAATCTTCCTAGCGGAAAATTTGCGGAGAGGGGCAAGATCGATCTTCGCAGAAGATCAGATCCGCTCCATCAATACCGCCGCAATTGCTTCAAGCACATTTGAAGGATCATCAAGCTCCGAATTTTTAAACCGAAGCACTGTAATGCCGATGGAATCGAGTCCTTCGTCTCGAATTGCATCTTCAAGCTCGTGGCCTTCGTGAACTGCGCCATCCAATTCAATCGCTAACTTTGCCTCAATTGAGTAGAAATCGGCCACATATAGCCGCAATAGCGTTTCTCTTCCTGCATAATAAAGCGGATGCTGTCTCCGAAACTTCACATTCAGAATTTGCCTATTTCGAATGAGCTGCCACAACTTATCCTCATAAGGAGTAGAATCTCTTCGCAATTGTCTGACGAGTGCTGTGATGGGGCCACCTTGTACTGGTTTTTTATTGTCCATTTTAAGTAGATTGGTACTGCAAATTGCAAAAAGTTTGAAACATGTTCAAGAAGTATCTACCTGTTTTTATCGACTCACAATAACATCGGTCTCCACGAATTTTCTTGTCCGCATTGATCCCCTCTCCACCAATTTAGGAAAATTTGGGAGATCGATCTTCGCAGAAGACAGATTACGCCCTCTCCATTGTAGAAATCGTGATTGAGCGCAGGAAATGGAGAGGAAAAAAAACACAAAGTGCAATGATATTTTCACCCGCATCCGACAACCCCTCTCCACCAATTTCCCTAGCGGAAAATTTGCGGAGAGGGGCAAGATCGATCTTCGCAGAAGATCAGATTGTGCCCCTCTCCATTGTAGAAATCGTGATTGAGCGCAGCGAAAGAGCGATTTCTGCAATGGAGAGGGGTTGGGGTGAGGCGATAAGAAAAAATCGGTAGTGCAATGATATTTTCAACCTGCCTGCACTAATCCCCTCACCCCAACCACAAAATCCGCGAATCCTGCAATCCATTTCTCTCCTTCTGTAACATCTGCGCAGCCATCCATGGCGACCTTTGACGTATGATGAATTTGACACGATACGAAATGAAAATGATTGCGCTCAAAATGTTAGGAGTAGGGCTGCTGATGATGGTGATGCAAGTTGCCATCGGCCAAGTGATTGTGGTGGGAAATCCTCCTGCATGGGGACCTGTGGGCTATACGGAGGTGCGGTATTATTACATTCCGGATGTGCATTCCTATTATGACATTTCGACTTCGCGGTTCATCTATTATGAAAACAGCAAGTGGATTCGGAGTGCCTATTTGCCGGCGCAATATCGCAGTTATGACCTCTACCGTGGGTACAAACAGCCGATTCGCGGGTACAAGGGCAATTCGCCGTACATCTTTTATCCAGCCTATAAAATCAAATATAAGCCCGATTACCGTGCAGGTCAGCAGGTATCGATCGGCCCAAAGCCAGGCAATAGCGGCAAGGGCATGGTCATCGGCAATGGAGGAAATGGCAGCAAGGGACATCAAGGGAGTGGTCACCCCAAGGGCTTCCCCAACAATCCGAAGATCAGCCCCTCGAACGGCCATCCCAGCAATGGGAAACCCGCAATCATCTATCCTAAAGGCAACAATGGTAGCCATGGCGGTGGAAATGGCAGCAAGGGCGGCAACGGCCATGGTGGGGGAAATAGCGGCGGAAATGGCGGCGGGAGCAAAGGCGGTGGCAAAGGCAAATAGGAAGGCAGTCGACATTTGATGGAAGGTTGGTGACATCTGATTGCGCCGAATCTGTCGAAACGTTGAACACGTTGAACAGGTTAAACCCGTCGCGTAGGGACAGGTCGCGACCTGTCCCTACGCGACGGGTCACAATTGCGGGTCACAACAATTCGGGTCACAACAATTGCGGATCACAACAAAGGATCACAACAACGGACAACCACCGCGGATCATCATCTTTGCGGGTCATCGATAAAACCGATCCTCTTCCCAGCGTTCAGGGTTTGTGCGAATATACTCAACGATCCTATGGTAGGACTTTTCTGCACGAATGATATGGTCATGGTAAGATCGTTGCCATTGAAACTCCTGCAGTTCTGCCAAATGAATCAACTTAGAGGATGTCGTTTTATACGCACCCAATAGTTGATCTAATGGTTTGATTTTAACCGGCTGCTCCAACAACTCGGAGGTCGGAATTCGATCCATTTTTTCATTACATCCCAATTTCCCTTCCCTCGAATATACTAGGCTCCGGTTGATTTCAAGAACTCCATGAATGTGGTTAGGCATCACGATAAAGGCATGTGAAGCCAGATAAGGATAACGATTCAGCAACCAATCCCACCGTTGATGGGCAATCAAGCCAAAGGTGTTAAGAACCATTTTGTTGTTCTCCACATTCCCAAAATGGCAAATTTGATGTTTCACACACGACGTTACAAAATACAAGCCATCTTGACTGTAGTCGTATCCTGGCTTGCGAATAGTGGGTTTTCTGCGGTAAGGTATCATTGATCGACGGTTGAAATGAAAATTGGTAAATGGTTGAATTCGTAATACAAATTCATCAGCAAGAATCAAATTTCCAAAAGATTGTACAAAAAAATCGGACATTGACATCGATGTCGACATTGGCATCGCGTAGGGATCCCGAGGATCGGGACGACCTGTCCCTACGCGATGGTCATAAACGATGGTCATACGCGATGGTCATACGCGATGGTCAAACCAGACAGTGAAACACAATGATCACCCAACGGCGGCTCACAACAACGGTCGATCCTCGAAACACGCCCCCCTCCATTTCCCGCAACCTTCGCCCCCATCCGCCGTGCAAAAAATTCTTATCTTGCCCGCCTAATGAAAATACGTCCTATGAAACGTTACATTCTTCTATGCTGCGCAGTGGTTCTCACACTCGCACCCACGCTCACATTGTTCGCACAGACGCGCCTGACGCCGGAATTGCTCTGGAAAATGGGCCGGATTTCGGAGGAAGACATCTCCCCTGACGGTTCTACGGTCATGTTTGGCGTCACCTACTACGACCTTGCCGCCAACAAAGGCAACCGCGATATTTGGACCTTGCGCCTCAAACTTCCCGGTGACAAGGGCAAAAATGCGATCAAAGCCGGCACGATGACGCAGATTACACAGACTCCGGAAAGCGAATACAATGCTGTTTGGCGTCCCGACGGACTCAAAATCGGTTACCTCAGTGCAAAATCCGGCGAAATGCAACTCTGGGAAATCAATCCCGATGGCACAGGACCCGCTCAGGTCAGCACCGTCGAAGGTGGCATTTCCAATTTTGCCTATTCTCCCGACGGAAAACATGTATCCTTCACCTGCGACGTGAAGCTCGATCAAACGGTCAATGAGCTTTATCCTGACTTGCCCCTCGCCAAGGCACGCCTCACCGACGATCTGATGTACCGCCATTGGAATGCTTGGCACGACTTCTCTTATAGCCACGTGTTTATTGCACCCTACGAGAACGGTAAAGTCGGCGACCCCTTGGACATTATGGCGGGCGAAAGGTTTGATTGCCCGATCCCTCCCATGGGCGGCGGCGAACAAATCGCTTGGAGCACCGATGGAAAGACGATTGCCTATACGAGCAAGAAAAAAATCGGCAAGGAATTCGCGGTCAGCACCAACAGCGATGTCTATTTGTACAACCTTGCGACCCGTGCGACCACCTCGCTCGCCGAAACCAATCCAGGGTATGACCAAGATCCAGTGTATTCGCCAGACGGAAAATACATCGCCTGGACCAGCATGGAGCGCGACGGTTTTGAAAGCGACCGCAAGCGCATCTTCCTCTTCAATACCGCCGACGGCACAAGCGCCGAATTGCTGAAGGACAAAAACCGCAGCGCTGACAACGTCACCTGGGCAAATGACAGCAAAAGCATCTACTTCACGAGCGACATCAAAGGCACCGTGCAGGTCTTCAACATCGAAGTCCCTACGGGAAAAGTTCGCCAAATCACGGATGGTCAACACAATTTCAACAGCATCCACGTGGCCAATGGGGTACTCGTCGGCGAATTGTGCTCGATGGCCTACCCGACAGAACTTTATACTGTAGACCCGAATACCGGTTCGATCGGCATGCTCACCACCCTCAACACGGAGCTGCTCAAAGGCGTCGAATGGGGCGAAGTGAAACCGCGTACCATCAAAACCACCGACGGCAAAGACATGTTGGCCTGGGTGATTTATCCGCCAAATTTTGATCCGAACAAGAAATATCCAACCCTGCTGTATTGCCAAGGTGGACCACAAAGTGCTGTGAGCCAATTCTTCAGCTACCGTTGGAATTTTCAGTTGATGGCTGCGAATGACTATATCGTGATTGCGCCCAACCGTCGCGGCTTGCCTGGCTTTGGTCAGGAATGGAACGACCAAATCAGCGGTGATTGGGGCGGACAACCGATCAAGGATTACCTCAGCGCAACGGATGACATCAAAAAGGAGCCTTATGTGGATGCTGCGAGAATCGGTGCTGTTGGCGCAAGTTATGGCGGTTACAGCGTGTATTTCCTCGCTGGCAACCACCAAAAACGCTTCAAAACCTTCATTTCCCACTGCGGACTGTTCAACTTGGAAAGCTGGTACACTTCGACGGAGGAAATGTTCTTCGCGAATTGGGACATGAAAGGCGCGTATTATGACAATCCGCAACCCAAGTCGTATGCCGCTGCAAGTCCGCACAACTATGTACAGAAATGGGACAGCCCGATCCTCGTGATCCACGGCGAAAAGGACTTCCGCGTGCCTGTGACGGAAGGTATGCAAGCATTCGGCGCTGCCAAAATGCGTGGCCTCAAGTCAAGGTTCCTCTACTTCCCCGAAGAAGGCCACTGGGTCCAAGGTCCGCAAAATGGCGTGGTCTGGCACAGGGTGTTTTTTGAGTGGCTAAAGGAAACACTTTAAGTGAAAAGTGATAAGTGAAAAGTGAAAAGTGCCTTGGGGGTGCTTTTTGAGTCGTAATTATTCATGGAAAGTGCCTTGAGCGGTTGTTCGAGGCACTTTTTTTGTGGGGGGCTCAGGCAGGCAGTAATCCAAGGATTTCTCCGCCTTGTTAGTCGCCTCACCCCCTGCCCCTCTCCACGAATTTTCCTAGCGGAAAAGTCGCGGAGAGGGGTAAGCTGGATCTTCGCAGAAGATCAGATTTGCCCCCTCTCCATTGTAGAAATCGGGACTGAGCCCAGCGAAAGAGCGATTTATGCAATGGAGAGGGGCAGTGAGGCGACTAAAAAGCCGTTGCGCAACACCAATAAGCATCGCGGCAACCTAATATACAGCAATCCAAGGATTTATTCGTCTAGTTAGTCGCCTCACAAAAAATTTGGGTGCGGGCAACGGTTGGAACCGTTTACCCGCACCCAAAACTTGTTGCGTCCTTACCTGCTGCCTTTGATGCCGCCTTTGGGCGACGGAGAAGGATTGGAAAAGTTTGGCTTTGGCGAAACCTGCGGCCTTGGTGCAACCTGTGGCTTAGGCGAATACGTCGGTTTCGGATCCGCGCGCTGCCACGTATCATTGTGATACGAGGGTGCGGGATTGCTCCGTGGCGCTTCGAAGTTTTGCGGCGGACGCTCCACTTTTGGCGTCGGGGTGTAGGTCGGCTTCGAATCCGTATTCGGTTTTGGATTGGTGGTCGGACGCGAATCGTTATTCGGTTTTGGATTTACAGTCGGGCGGGAATCATTGTTGGGATTCGTGGTTGGACGGGAATCGTTGTTGGGATTCGTCGTCGGACGGGAATCGGTATTGGGCTTTGGATTCGTCGTCGGACGGGAATCGGTATTGGGTTTCACAGGCCAAGTTTCATTGGGGCGGGAAACCGTTGGTTTGGGCGCAATTGGACGCGGAGAGGCGTTGACGGATGCATTCAAGTTGGGATATTCCTTCGAATGCGTTTCAAAATAGACCTGCTCCGATGGCGTTTTGGAGGGCTGTGTCACCAACGAATTGTGGTACGATACCTCAAACTGCCCAAATTCCTTGATTCGATCCGGACGATTGACGTCATTCTTCAGCCAATCCTTGCCAAAAACCGTCTCATTTTCAGCCACCCAGTTATTGACTTCGCGGTGAAATCCGCCGGGGGAATCGCGGTGTCCCTCGTGGTAACAAAGGAAATGATGCGTCAAATGCGGATAATGATGATGGTGCCAAGGATGCTGGAAATACCACCAAGTATAGTAGGGCGAAGGCATTCCATACACAATCAGCACGCCGCCTGCGCCATAATAATAGCCGCTATGGTACCAATAAGGTTGCGGATACCAAGACGGATAATCATACCACGATGGATATCCATACCACCAAGGA
This genomic stretch from Bacteroidota bacterium harbors:
- a CDS encoding DUF3293 domain-containing protein; the encoded protein is MSKDTPRNPKAQAQKDLRQEKQQLNAAEAAKRLAEERLELHVQFAVLEKDQREYELERRPESRLNPLVGLEDWIATYRHTRYKVEGLSSPIVLGQLNPEVDALLTTHLSPNVAKPQSWAYLTAWNPMSKALPLKQNIRRNEMLKKELQSYTVIPGIGESLDGIWAEESFLVIGIELFAAKLTAGRHQQRAFLFAEAGKAAELYVRFDMGMPYHSAGIVSR
- a CDS encoding DUF559 domain-containing protein; amino-acid sequence: MDNKKPVQGGPITALVRQLRRDSTPYEDKLWQLIRNRQILNVKFRRQHPLYYAGRETLLRLYVADFYSIEAKLAIELDGAVHEGHELEDAIRDEGLDSIGITVLRFKNSELDDPSNVLEAIAAVLMERI
- a CDS encoding S9 family peptidase; amino-acid sequence: MKRYILLCCAVVLTLAPTLTLFAQTRLTPELLWKMGRISEEDISPDGSTVMFGVTYYDLAANKGNRDIWTLRLKLPGDKGKNAIKAGTMTQITQTPESEYNAVWRPDGLKIGYLSAKSGEMQLWEINPDGTGPAQVSTVEGGISNFAYSPDGKHVSFTCDVKLDQTVNELYPDLPLAKARLTDDLMYRHWNAWHDFSYSHVFIAPYENGKVGDPLDIMAGERFDCPIPPMGGGEQIAWSTDGKTIAYTSKKKIGKEFAVSTNSDVYLYNLATRATTSLAETNPGYDQDPVYSPDGKYIAWTSMERDGFESDRKRIFLFNTADGTSAELLKDKNRSADNVTWANDSKSIYFTSDIKGTVQVFNIEVPTGKVRQITDGQHNFNSIHVANGVLVGELCSMAYPTELYTVDPNTGSIGMLTTLNTELLKGVEWGEVKPRTIKTTDGKDMLAWVIYPPNFDPNKKYPTLLYCQGGPQSAVSQFFSYRWNFQLMAANDYIVIAPNRRGLPGFGQEWNDQISGDWGGQPIKDYLSATDDIKKEPYVDAARIGAVGASYGGYSVYFLAGNHQKRFKTFISHCGLFNLESWYTSTEEMFFANWDMKGAYYDNPQPKSYAAASPHNYVQKWDSPILVIHGEKDFRVPVTEGMQAFGAAKMRGLKSRFLYFPEEGHWVQGPQNGVVWHRVFFEWLKETL